In the genome of Nitrospira japonica, one region contains:
- a CDS encoding pilus assembly protein: protein MNKLMLALLMAIAGGIVHHSAVAQVTMNNYTAYPPFITKTVPPAVMLMMTKDHRLFFKGYNDIVDLDNGKPGGDAAVDTTYKDNIDYVGYFDPKKCYDYSGGTGFGGTGRFNPAVAGTGTYSHFCSAKWSGNFLNWATMARIDIIRKVLYGGMRIVDDAGTSTSAMSGNNGLTVLGRTITPRDAHSWAKPYAGSNLSSLVPTAALGIVSGAVTICNTNSASGETVGYMMVLDGNWPDADSTEVRQCERTANGAGVFGGELKATYRVAVKVCDWTIGLEANCDTYYDNNTPTPTNIYTYKPQGLIQRMSVNSNGSVGTADDTVTMRFGLMSGSYERNFSGGVLRSKATDLYTQEINKRTGQILGTSKVIKTIDMFRIVGYNFGSNNYSAGGNDGTCSVDGGIPTESNCRSWGEPFAEMFYEAIRYFRGLSGSGDATTQFYKTSGNGPDNSITSYAIGNGTFASNSFPVEANNGYGDPYTGSPAICEYCAKPFVLMFGDAFPSHDSDQLPGAQAWTSAPNQVTPTTNDTGLSLSTLLTASSMDTLDPISSVFIGEVNGGSANSICSAKATTTFLNIRGLCPEEPNKYGSYYLPILAHYAKTTDLRGALGNDTSNIVKQNITTYAVVASAPVPVLEFAVGANKVQLTPAFHSGCPAASGGAPASDSNRYNGCTTAGQGAWSSSAGTGGNKGQLVAFDICTNDADWTTEVGNGYTSCYEIMWDDATYGGDYDLDIRYRLYVKTNGSTTITVKTKPIYSNAGNGNWAGFYINGVSATGHSATTPAATLNNILTGAGEYYDIRCGGSIPTGAGNGLECQRYNTTGGWTSDTTAPYTNIWVERTFTANGSNAGLLKDPLWYAAKYGGFKDSDKPATTGYNLPDKTSEWDADGDGMPDTYFYAQNPLELEGKLAAAFAAILNQTSSGTAASVLSSSTSGEGALYQSYFYPTQFEGTREVKYAGYVHGLFVDTYGNLREDTNGDGRLVLSEDRIVVTRYDVINDRLAVDIFVDSNGDGKADPTRDTTVPPDGILDTAFCDDSPHQCDKVITDINPIWEGGRRLAIMPPANRYIYTWVDLDNDKVVSSAASSAAAGEFISFDTSNQSKIAGYLNLSGAPTAMTGANIINFIRGSQITGLRDRTLTVKNDSSVPTSMVWKLGDSVYSTPVVVGDPKERYDVLYGDASYTTFFQQYKGRRQVAYLGANDGMLHAFNVGFYHKGDDTSGTAPAGKIEHGWFSNAATTDGRGTVRGDELWSFIPQELLPHLRWLADPNYTHVYYVDLKPKVTDARIFTPDADHPNGWGTILIGGFRMGGSCGNCTGGQATPMTFAADFNNDSTVDAARTFFSAYFVLDVTNPEKLPKLLWSYSDTNLGLTMSYPSVVRVRPLGGDKTQDSDAKWFAIFGSGATSYDAGVGQVARMYAVNLKDRITSAASTTVTAFDAGGTLSSPPNSFIGDLSTIDRDLDYRTDAIYGGKIISASPWEGKLLRLTTGCWKASTPVCNTSPSLWGVPSGGTSPAPTRAPSEILYQFKNATGSTKNTLGPLPQAPGLALDETGNTWVFAGSGRYYTQLSGTGDKVDVSVQFLVGVKDPVLQGSGGCNDATITGCRIDDSLNNELIDMSTATICQLGNGTCDGTTTQQVTSVPAMATGGTYGSLISLVQSKKGWFTKLTVPASGPSERSVANPVILGGIVFFPTFLPSNDVCVAAGSSNLYALYYVTGGPYSSPVVGLSGQNINNKTSLGEGLATTVAIHLGSQGDGSSGTGSLSGVKGCSQSSTGAINCVNAGTATTVASRYLSWISQRD from the coding sequence ATGAACAAGCTGATGTTAGCTCTCCTGATGGCCATTGCAGGCGGCATCGTTCACCATTCTGCCGTCGCGCAAGTCACCATGAACAACTACACGGCCTATCCGCCGTTTATCACAAAAACGGTTCCTCCTGCCGTCATGCTGATGATGACAAAGGATCACCGGCTTTTCTTCAAGGGGTATAACGATATCGTCGATCTGGACAATGGAAAGCCTGGTGGAGATGCCGCAGTCGACACGACCTACAAGGACAACATCGATTATGTTGGCTATTTCGACCCGAAGAAATGTTACGACTACTCGGGAGGGACTGGGTTTGGCGGTACGGGACGTTTCAACCCGGCTGTTGCTGGTACCGGAACCTATAGCCACTTCTGCTCAGCCAAATGGAGCGGAAATTTTCTCAACTGGGCGACAATGGCCCGGATCGACATTATTCGGAAGGTGCTCTACGGAGGAATGCGCATCGTAGATGACGCCGGTACTTCGACGTCGGCGATGAGTGGAAACAATGGCCTGACAGTCTTGGGACGAACCATTACTCCCCGTGATGCCCACTCCTGGGCGAAACCCTATGCAGGCAGCAACCTAAGTTCGCTGGTTCCGACGGCGGCGCTGGGAATCGTCTCGGGAGCCGTGACGATCTGCAATACCAACAGTGCAAGCGGTGAAACCGTCGGGTACATGATGGTGTTGGACGGAAATTGGCCAGATGCTGACAGTACTGAGGTGCGACAGTGCGAGCGGACGGCTAACGGAGCCGGAGTGTTTGGGGGAGAGCTTAAGGCGACCTATCGTGTTGCAGTAAAGGTATGTGACTGGACCATAGGACTCGAAGCAAATTGCGACACATATTACGACAACAACACGCCCACTCCGACCAATATTTATACGTATAAGCCGCAGGGTTTGATCCAGCGCATGTCGGTGAACTCCAATGGAAGTGTCGGGACCGCTGACGACACAGTGACCATGCGATTCGGTTTGATGTCCGGCAGCTACGAGAGAAATTTCAGCGGAGGTGTGCTCCGCAGCAAGGCCACGGATCTGTACACGCAAGAGATCAACAAACGAACAGGACAGATCCTTGGAACTTCAAAGGTCATCAAGACGATCGATATGTTCCGGATCGTTGGATACAATTTCGGTAGTAATAATTATTCTGCCGGTGGGAATGATGGAACATGCAGTGTTGATGGAGGCATTCCCACCGAAAGCAATTGCAGGAGTTGGGGAGAGCCCTTCGCGGAAATGTTCTATGAAGCAATCCGCTACTTCAGAGGCCTCTCAGGGTCCGGCGATGCGACCACACAGTTTTATAAAACCTCCGGCAATGGTCCCGATAACAGCATTACGAGCTATGCCATTGGAAACGGCACGTTCGCGTCAAACAGCTTCCCGGTCGAAGCCAACAATGGATATGGCGATCCATATACGGGATCGCCGGCTATTTGTGAGTATTGCGCAAAACCCTTTGTCTTGATGTTCGGTGATGCCTTCCCGTCTCACGACTCCGACCAGCTTCCAGGTGCGCAGGCTTGGACTTCAGCTCCCAATCAGGTCACCCCTACCACAAACGATACAGGGCTTAGCCTCTCGACACTACTGACTGCTTCTTCGATGGACACGCTGGATCCGATCAGCTCTGTCTTCATCGGTGAGGTCAATGGCGGTTCAGCGAACAGCATCTGCTCAGCCAAGGCAACGACGACGTTCCTCAATATCCGGGGTCTGTGCCCTGAAGAGCCGAACAAATATGGATCCTACTACCTTCCAATTCTGGCCCATTATGCGAAAACGACGGACCTTCGCGGCGCCCTTGGAAATGACACATCCAATATAGTGAAACAGAACATTACGACGTACGCCGTAGTAGCCAGTGCACCCGTCCCTGTGTTGGAATTTGCCGTGGGGGCCAATAAGGTTCAGCTGACCCCGGCTTTTCACAGTGGTTGTCCAGCAGCATCCGGGGGCGCGCCGGCTAGTGATTCGAATCGCTATAACGGATGTACAACTGCCGGTCAAGGCGCCTGGTCAAGTTCGGCGGGAACCGGAGGAAACAAGGGACAACTCGTAGCATTCGATATCTGCACGAATGATGCAGATTGGACGACCGAAGTTGGGAATGGCTATACCTCGTGCTACGAAATCATGTGGGACGATGCAACTTATGGAGGAGACTACGATCTGGACATTCGGTATCGGCTGTATGTGAAGACGAATGGGTCTACAACCATTACGGTCAAGACGAAGCCGATATATTCCAATGCCGGGAACGGCAACTGGGCCGGTTTCTACATCAACGGAGTGAGCGCGACAGGTCACAGTGCGACAACGCCGGCGGCGACTCTCAATAATATTCTCACTGGTGCCGGCGAATACTACGATATCCGGTGCGGTGGAAGTATCCCCACCGGTGCGGGAAACGGTCTTGAGTGCCAGCGGTACAATACGACAGGGGGGTGGACATCGGACACAACAGCTCCGTATACGAACATTTGGGTGGAACGAACTTTCACCGCGAATGGCTCAAATGCCGGCCTCCTGAAAGATCCTCTCTGGTACGCAGCTAAGTACGGAGGATTCAAAGATAGCGATAAGCCTGCTACGACGGGGTATAACCTTCCAGACAAGACATCGGAATGGGACGCAGACGGCGATGGAATGCCGGACACCTACTTTTATGCGCAAAATCCTCTGGAACTCGAGGGTAAGCTGGCCGCCGCCTTCGCGGCGATTCTGAATCAAACGTCATCTGGTACTGCTGCGTCGGTCTTGTCGTCCTCAACGAGCGGCGAAGGCGCACTCTATCAATCCTATTTCTATCCCACTCAGTTCGAAGGTACTCGCGAGGTCAAATATGCTGGTTATGTGCACGGCCTCTTCGTAGATACCTATGGAAATCTCCGCGAAGACACGAACGGCGACGGCCGCTTGGTTCTCAGCGAGGATCGCATTGTTGTAACTCGCTACGATGTCATCAACGACCGCCTGGCTGTGGATATATTTGTCGATTCGAATGGTGACGGTAAAGCCGATCCGACCAGAGATACAACAGTGCCCCCTGACGGCATCCTTGACACTGCATTTTGCGACGACTCACCTCATCAATGCGACAAGGTCATCACCGATATCAACCCCATTTGGGAAGGAGGCCGTCGTCTGGCCATCATGCCACCCGCGAATCGATACATCTATACCTGGGTGGACCTGGACAATGACAAAGTCGTGAGTAGTGCTGCGTCTTCAGCAGCTGCAGGCGAGTTCATTTCATTCGACACCAGCAACCAGAGCAAGATTGCTGGCTACCTCAATCTCAGTGGCGCTCCAACGGCCATGACTGGCGCCAACATCATCAATTTTATTCGTGGTAGCCAAATCACGGGCCTTCGCGATCGTACGTTGACGGTGAAAAACGACAGCAGTGTTCCGACCTCGATGGTGTGGAAACTTGGCGACTCCGTCTATTCGACGCCTGTTGTCGTCGGGGATCCGAAGGAGCGGTACGACGTGTTGTATGGCGATGCGTCCTACACGACTTTTTTCCAGCAGTACAAGGGGCGCCGCCAGGTTGCCTATCTGGGAGCAAACGACGGCATGCTCCACGCGTTCAACGTAGGGTTTTATCATAAAGGCGATGATACCAGCGGGACCGCACCTGCCGGGAAAATCGAGCATGGATGGTTTTCAAATGCGGCGACTACAGACGGTCGAGGTACGGTTCGTGGCGACGAATTATGGTCGTTTATTCCGCAAGAACTGTTGCCGCATCTGAGATGGCTGGCAGATCCAAATTATACACACGTGTACTATGTCGATCTGAAGCCGAAGGTGACGGATGCGAGGATCTTCACCCCGGATGCAGATCATCCCAATGGATGGGGAACAATTCTCATCGGCGGGTTCCGAATGGGAGGGAGTTGCGGAAATTGCACCGGGGGTCAGGCTACGCCGATGACCTTCGCGGCAGATTTCAACAATGACTCCACGGTGGACGCTGCGCGGACGTTCTTCAGCGCATACTTCGTGTTGGACGTCACCAACCCTGAAAAATTGCCGAAGCTCCTTTGGAGTTATTCCGATACGAATCTTGGCCTGACCATGAGTTATCCGAGCGTGGTCCGGGTTCGTCCATTGGGAGGCGACAAGACGCAGGACAGCGATGCCAAATGGTTTGCCATATTCGGATCAGGAGCGACCAGTTACGATGCCGGTGTTGGGCAGGTGGCAAGGATGTATGCCGTCAATCTCAAAGATAGAATCACCTCGGCGGCTTCGACGACTGTGACGGCTTTTGATGCCGGCGGAACTTTGTCCAGTCCGCCCAATTCATTTATCGGAGATTTGTCGACGATAGACAGAGACTTGGATTATCGGACTGACGCCATCTATGGCGGGAAAATCATCAGCGCTTCACCGTGGGAAGGGAAGTTGCTTCGCTTGACGACCGGTTGTTGGAAGGCCTCCACTCCGGTCTGCAATACGAGTCCCTCTTTGTGGGGCGTGCCATCAGGTGGAACGTCTCCTGCGCCAACGAGAGCTCCGTCAGAGATCCTCTACCAATTCAAGAACGCCACCGGATCCACAAAAAATACATTGGGCCCTTTGCCTCAGGCCCCTGGCCTTGCATTGGACGAGACGGGTAACACTTGGGTCTTCGCAGGAAGCGGTCGATACTATACCCAGTTGAGTGGAACCGGCGATAAGGTCGATGTCTCCGTTCAGTTCCTCGTAGGCGTCAAAGATCCGGTTCTGCAGGGCTCAGGGGGATGTAATGACGCGACCATCACCGGCTGTCGTATTGACGACAGCCTGAACAACGAGTTGATTGACATGTCAACGGCGACTATTTGCCAACTCGGCAATGGGACTTGTGACGGTACCACGACACAACAGGTTACGAGTGTCCCAGCGATGGCGACCGGTGGAACGTATGGGTCCCTGATTTCACTGGTCCAAAGCAAGAAGGGCTGGTTCACCAAGCTGACGGTGCCAGCTAGCGGGCCAAGCGAACGATCAGTGGCGAACCCGGTCATCCTTGGCGGGATTGTATTTTTCCCCACATTTCTGCCGAGCAATGATGTCTGCGTGGCGGCGGGCTCGAGCAATCTCTATGCACTCTATTACGTAACCGGTGGACCGTATAGCTCACCGGTTGTCGGGTTGAGCGGACAAAATATCAACAACAAGACAAGTCTTGGTGAGGGGTTGGCCACTACCGTTGCCATTCACTTGGGAAGCCAAGGTGACGGTTCATCTGGCACCGGTAGCTTGAGTGGTGTGAAGGGCTGTTCGCAATCCAGCACCGGTGCCATCAATTGCGTCAATGCAGGGACTGCCACGACAGTCGCAAGCCGGTATCTGTCATGGATAAGTCAACGTGATTAG
- a CDS encoding pilus assembly PilX family protein: MPVDETNGHMVRNEHGVAFLMVMILMLILTVLGIAAMTVTGLENRIAGFQRTTEVAADAAESCLSSSVKIIQQTIENGSVPAAVVSSSGPVPTGAETAANPSLSMEINGQADNHADTVTGSGASGPDYSQTINGYTVRGDIDRLYLQAKAGSGMQFAAGYEGAGSGSAGGGVDVLYRVDCRATLAATGTESRIVGVYACTLTGETCQRKL; the protein is encoded by the coding sequence ATGCCAGTCGATGAGACAAACGGTCACATGGTCAGGAATGAGCATGGCGTGGCCTTCTTGATGGTCATGATCCTCATGCTCATCCTGACGGTATTGGGTATCGCCGCCATGACGGTCACAGGACTCGAAAATCGAATTGCAGGATTCCAGCGAACGACGGAAGTCGCTGCGGATGCTGCCGAGTCTTGTCTCAGTTCATCGGTAAAGATCATCCAGCAGACCATCGAGAACGGATCGGTGCCGGCGGCGGTTGTCAGTTCTAGCGGGCCGGTTCCGACCGGAGCGGAGACAGCAGCTAATCCGTCCCTTTCAATGGAAATAAACGGTCAAGCCGACAATCACGCGGATACAGTAACTGGGTCAGGAGCTTCGGGGCCGGACTACAGTCAGACAATCAATGGGTACACCGTGCGAGGCGACATCGACCGTCTGTACTTACAGGCGAAGGCGGGATCCGGCATGCAGTTCGCCGCAGGCTATGAAGGAGCGGGATCGGGGAGTGCCGGTGGAGGCGTCGATGTGCTCTACCGCGTTGATTGCCGAGCCACGTTGGCCGCGACTGGAACAGAGAGTCGGATCGTAGGAGTCTATGCCTGCACGCTGACGGGCGAAACCTGCCAGAGAAAGTTGTAG
- a CDS encoding PilW family protein, protein MDTERRMYSQHGITLVELMIALAVTSIIVTAGFTVLTTTDKSTKANEQAAGTQQNARLAMELIARDIKLAGFRMPLSPNVPVGGTAGNCASGGTSLAIRPVDKISTPSALPNDDGPDTLSLIVPRTNPGWTLSQAVPVAPASSFTAITLNGTAVSEMQTEGMVNGTGAYVSVGGVLTAQVSTSSGSAVNFSSGFNLPVTFPAGTQVYLLQCITYSIGQTSTACGTSSPCLLRTVDTGTAAPSVTNIVDGVEDIQFALACDGCNGAIKTGVPDGVIDDWNANNTFDVGDWQTNRVWSPLTFDPATIRMVQVNVVARQSVRDQGLGEAQQAGVLTAGPLTISDHIHSADPGYVASTYQQFRRRQLTRTVDARNVEQ, encoded by the coding sequence ATGGACACTGAGCGCCGAATGTACTCTCAGCATGGCATCACACTGGTGGAGCTGATGATTGCCCTGGCCGTGACGAGCATCATTGTGACGGCCGGCTTCACAGTGCTCACGACTACGGATAAGTCCACAAAAGCCAACGAACAAGCGGCGGGTACGCAGCAGAATGCCAGATTGGCCATGGAATTGATCGCGCGCGACATCAAGCTGGCCGGATTCCGAATGCCACTATCCCCCAATGTGCCCGTGGGAGGTACCGCGGGTAACTGTGCCTCCGGAGGCACAAGCTTGGCGATCAGACCTGTTGATAAAATCTCGACACCATCCGCTCTCCCGAACGACGATGGCCCGGACACGCTTTCCCTGATCGTTCCTCGAACCAATCCCGGATGGACTCTTTCCCAGGCCGTCCCTGTCGCACCGGCCAGTTCCTTCACCGCCATCACCCTCAACGGAACCGCAGTTTCAGAGATGCAAACCGAGGGCATGGTGAACGGCACGGGTGCGTATGTGTCCGTAGGAGGGGTCCTGACCGCGCAGGTCTCGACCAGCAGCGGATCTGCCGTCAACTTTAGCAGTGGGTTCAACTTGCCAGTGACATTTCCGGCAGGGACCCAAGTCTATCTGTTGCAGTGTATAACCTACTCGATCGGACAAACTTCAACGGCGTGCGGCACTTCCAGCCCATGCCTCCTTCGAACTGTGGACACGGGAACGGCGGCGCCTTCCGTAACAAATATTGTCGACGGCGTCGAGGATATTCAGTTCGCGCTCGCTTGTGACGGCTGCAACGGTGCCATCAAGACAGGCGTGCCGGACGGGGTTATTGACGACTGGAACGCGAACAATACGTTCGATGTCGGAGACTGGCAGACCAATAGAGTCTGGTCTCCTCTCACCTTCGATCCAGCCACCATCAGAATGGTGCAGGTCAACGTCGTTGCCAGACAATCAGTCCGGGATCAGGGCCTTGGTGAGGCACAGCAGGCCGGCGTGTTAACGGCAGGTCCTCTGACGATTAGCGATCACATTCACTCTGCAGATCCTGGGTATGTTGCCTCCACGTATCAACAATTTAGACGCCGTCAGTTGACGAGGACGGTCGATGCTCGAAATGTCGAGCAATAA
- the pilV gene encoding type IV pilus modification protein PilV gives MRKGVMLITELETRVARRDINGSEWGFTLIESMVAALILAVGLLALSGMQAMSLKRNINGNEMTRVSNLAADMVERIQFNRRNVTAYHNINVSSAVTTCPASTVNVMANGDCVQWRTLLLNSGLSNIAGTVVLNPAPPALDPLGLTRSTVTVRLDWMANSNIGSASLMPKSITLVTVVAPE, from the coding sequence GTGCGCAAAGGCGTCATGCTGATAACCGAATTGGAGACGCGTGTGGCCAGGAGAGACATAAACGGTAGTGAGTGGGGATTTACTCTCATCGAGAGCATGGTGGCGGCCCTGATCTTAGCCGTCGGCTTGCTTGCCTTATCAGGAATGCAAGCCATGTCGTTAAAGAGGAACATAAATGGAAATGAGATGACCCGTGTGAGCAATCTTGCCGCCGACATGGTCGAGCGGATTCAATTCAACCGCCGTAACGTTACTGCCTATCACAACATAAACGTGAGTTCCGCGGTCACGACGTGTCCGGCGTCGACTGTGAACGTGATGGCGAACGGCGATTGTGTCCAGTGGCGAACCTTGTTGCTCAATTCTGGTCTCAGCAATATCGCCGGAACCGTAGTCTTGAATCCGGCCCCTCCTGCGTTGGATCCGCTTGGGCTCACGCGCAGCACGGTTACCGTGAGGCTGGACTGGATGGCCAACTCGAACATCGGAAGCGCGTCCCTTATGCCAAAGAGCATTACCTTGGTGACTGTCGTCGCTCCGGAATAA
- a CDS encoding GspH/FimT family pseudopilin encodes MSNSNNGREAGFTMVELMIVVAIIGIASIIAVPAINEWLARYQLKQAMSEVSGDLNLAKLVAMNRNRQATVTIQLSGALIEVSGVSGGQQIFPTRTLMPRVTTLPGGTATVNFSSMGLSTATASQTIQIQNERGLVYALLVLPSGKVSWCAKASC; translated from the coding sequence ATGAGCAATAGCAATAACGGAAGAGAAGCGGGCTTCACAATGGTCGAATTGATGATTGTGGTGGCGATCATCGGCATTGCCTCGATTATTGCTGTTCCCGCGATCAATGAATGGTTGGCTCGTTATCAGCTGAAACAAGCTATGAGTGAAGTCTCCGGGGATCTGAATCTAGCGAAGTTAGTTGCGATGAATCGAAATAGGCAGGCGACCGTTACGATCCAGTTGTCGGGGGCACTCATAGAAGTGAGCGGTGTCTCAGGTGGGCAGCAGATTTTCCCCACTCGCACATTGATGCCGCGGGTGACGACCCTTCCTGGAGGTACAGCGACGGTGAACTTCTCTTCTATGGGATTGAGTACAGCGACCGCTTCTCAAACGATTCAGATACAGAATGAACGAGGGCTTGTTTACGCGCTCTTGGTGTTGCCGTCCGGGAAGGTGAGTTGGTGCGCAAAGGCGTCATGCTGA
- a CDS encoding GspE/PulE family protein has product MEDDKDHSGHIPQPVTKVAPRNRYSIEQNVLDALALRGCIAPMDVEAAIDQAKGGEDLEGILLDQYRVSKEAVGIALSEFYQCPYLPYDERTIIDTELFKTLNIDYLRRNLWLPIARHGTLVDVLTTDPNDPERHWDVKRAFSGASIRYSVGLRRDVEQFLAAVARPAKNTLLGEILSELVQDIPVVQPFEPPAVIVDENDSAIVRLANHMILEADRLGASDLHIEPYADRKDTAVRYRVDGSCFTHMKIPAAYRRAIVSRLKIMANLDIAERRKPQDGKIAFKLSTSRNIELRVATLPTAGGDEDVVLRLLTAKEPISLNAMEFSSATLEAIKGLSEKPHGLLLCVGPTGSGKTTTLHALLRHINTDERKIWTAEDPIEITQDGLRQVQVHQKIGLTFSTAMRAFLRADPDVIMIGEMRDKETADIAIEASLTGHLVFSTLHTNSAVETVVRLLDLGCDSFNFADSILGILAQRLCKKICPDCREAYRPSRHEWDELVQGYGGRLLPEFEVDDLSRALLHRGHGCQTCNRTGFKGRVAIHEFLVISDQLKKRIQSKAPASEMIGVAMREGMETLLQNGIVKVLQGLTVYAQVRAVAMK; this is encoded by the coding sequence ATGGAAGACGACAAAGATCACTCGGGGCATATCCCTCAACCGGTAACGAAAGTTGCGCCTCGAAATCGGTATTCGATTGAGCAGAATGTGCTGGACGCGTTGGCGCTTCGCGGGTGCATTGCCCCGATGGACGTCGAAGCGGCGATAGACCAGGCCAAGGGAGGCGAAGATCTGGAGGGGATTCTCCTCGATCAGTATCGCGTGTCAAAGGAAGCCGTGGGAATCGCGCTCAGCGAATTTTATCAGTGTCCCTACCTGCCTTATGATGAGCGGACGATCATCGATACCGAGTTATTCAAGACGCTGAATATAGACTACCTGAGGAGAAATCTGTGGCTGCCAATTGCACGACATGGCACGCTCGTCGACGTTCTCACCACGGATCCTAATGATCCCGAAAGACATTGGGATGTTAAAAGAGCATTCTCAGGCGCCTCGATTCGCTACAGTGTCGGCCTGAGGCGGGATGTTGAACAGTTCCTAGCTGCAGTTGCGAGACCTGCAAAGAACACGCTACTCGGAGAGATTCTTAGTGAGCTGGTCCAAGACATCCCGGTCGTCCAGCCGTTTGAGCCTCCTGCCGTCATAGTTGACGAAAATGATTCGGCGATAGTACGGCTGGCCAATCATATGATCCTAGAAGCGGATCGGTTGGGCGCGTCTGATCTTCACATCGAGCCCTATGCAGATCGAAAAGATACGGCCGTTCGCTACCGAGTTGATGGATCGTGTTTTACACACATGAAAATTCCGGCTGCGTACCGGCGCGCTATCGTATCGAGACTGAAGATCATGGCGAATCTGGATATTGCTGAACGGCGGAAGCCGCAGGACGGAAAAATTGCGTTCAAGTTGTCGACGAGCCGTAATATCGAACTGCGGGTTGCGACCCTTCCGACGGCAGGAGGAGATGAGGACGTCGTACTCCGTTTGCTGACCGCGAAAGAGCCGATATCACTGAATGCGATGGAGTTTTCAAGCGCAACACTTGAAGCGATCAAAGGCCTCTCTGAAAAACCTCATGGCCTTCTCCTGTGCGTGGGGCCTACGGGATCAGGAAAAACGACCACGCTACATGCCTTGTTGAGGCATATTAACACCGATGAGCGAAAAATCTGGACAGCAGAGGATCCGATCGAAATTACGCAAGATGGGCTTAGGCAGGTCCAAGTACATCAGAAGATCGGCCTCACGTTTTCGACAGCCATGCGCGCATTTCTGCGAGCCGACCCGGACGTCATCATGATAGGAGAAATGCGTGACAAAGAGACCGCCGATATTGCAATTGAGGCTTCGTTAACCGGTCACCTGGTGTTCAGCACGCTCCATACGAATAGTGCTGTGGAAACCGTTGTCAGGCTTCTTGATCTCGGTTGCGATTCGTTCAATTTTGCGGATTCCATTCTGGGCATTCTCGCGCAACGACTCTGCAAAAAGATTTGCCCTGACTGCAGGGAAGCGTATCGTCCATCTCGTCATGAATGGGATGAGTTGGTGCAGGGCTACGGAGGTCGCTTGCTGCCTGAGTTTGAAGTCGATGATCTGAGCCGCGCACTCCTTCATCGTGGTCATGGTTGTCAAACCTGCAATCGAACGGGGTTCAAAGGGCGAGTGGCGATCCATGAGTTTCTTGTAATATCTGATCAATTAAAGAAGCGCATTCAGTCCAAGGCTCCTGCGAGTGAGATGATCGGTGTGGCAATGCGGGAAGGAATGGAAACCTTGCTTCAAAATGGCATCGTGAAGGTCCTTCAGGGCTTAACAGTCTATGCTCAGGTGCGGGCCGTCGCGATGAAATAG
- a CDS encoding PilW family protein — protein MLPARPPLRVLHSKKGECGTTLMELLMATAAGFIILSAAWQTLSFFQRQFALQQAALSRQQDLRLGLEVLEQEIHQAEADSVSVMGPDEIEFGANVNGLVTTVTAPVASGATSLRVDDGRGWAERKTIVVSWNDHNEVMTLSRDGQRTLLTLTQPIAISIPTGASVSIRNRVRYYSKQDDQGNKRLLRMVDGGASVLFADVQAAKFSYWDEDGRTVNQPGRLKRVVVDVILRGMGTRAVRGISLKS, from the coding sequence ATGTTGCCGGCGCGGCCACCTCTTCGCGTCCTGCACTCCAAGAAAGGAGAATGCGGGACAACGCTCATGGAATTGCTGATGGCGACGGCCGCCGGATTCATCATTTTGTCAGCAGCCTGGCAGACCTTGTCCTTCTTCCAGCGACAGTTTGCGCTGCAACAGGCCGCACTCTCGCGGCAGCAGGATCTGCGTCTTGGTCTTGAGGTGCTCGAACAGGAGATTCACCAAGCCGAGGCAGACTCCGTGTCAGTCATGGGACCGGATGAGATTGAGTTTGGGGCCAATGTCAATGGATTGGTCACCACGGTGACTGCTCCTGTGGCATCAGGCGCAACTTCACTGCGCGTCGATGATGGAAGGGGATGGGCAGAGCGGAAGACGATTGTCGTCAGCTGGAATGATCACAATGAAGTGATGACGCTCTCGCGAGATGGACAACGAACACTGCTGACACTCACGCAGCCAATCGCAATCTCGATTCCAACCGGTGCCTCCGTGTCGATCCGCAACCGTGTTCGCTATTACAGCAAGCAGGATGATCAAGGCAATAAGAGGCTGCTCCGGATGGTTGATGGGGGCGCCAGCGTGCTGTTCGCAGACGTTCAGGCGGCCAAGTTTTCATATTGGGACGAAGATGGACGGACGGTAAACCAACCCGGACGTCTCAAGCGAGTCGTCGTTGATGTGATTCTGCGGGGGATGGGGACTAGAGCTGTGCGAGGAATCAGTTTGAAATCATGA